The Tamandua tetradactyla isolate mTamTet1 chromosome 23, mTamTet1.pri, whole genome shotgun sequence genomic interval TGTTTCTGTCTGTGGTGTTAATTCCAGGTGGAAGTGTTCCTGGGCCAGGCCCGGGCCAAGGCCCACCCCTGCTGGCCCTGCTGGCCCTTGGGGTTTTGTGGGTGGTCGGCACCTGTGGCTGTCCGTGGTGAATGGGGAAAAGAATAAGAATTATGGGTGTGAGCCACACAGACAAAATAAGGTCAAGCTCTTACTGTATTCGCACTTTTTTTTGGCTTCTTGATGTGCTGCTTTACATGCCAGCAGAGGTGCTGTGGCTGGAGGGTGAGTGGGGCCAAGACAGGCCAGAGACAAGGACCTGCTGCCCGTCCGTGGCCCGAGAGGCCTCAGGTGTGGCACAGAGGGCACACCCCATCAGCCCAGCTTCTTTTTGGAGGTGTTTTCTCCTGGAGCCTCCTTTTTCCAAGCTAAGTGCAGCCTGTGACCTCATGACCCAGCGAAGAGGGAAGCAGAGgggggaggtggagggagggggaggtggaggGACATTTCCGCTCAGTTTCTGCCTAAGATTCAGATCACATAGCCTGTGGAGGGACTCAGAGtgccctccctcctcctgccctttctaccccctctcctcccacccaccctccctcctcccGCCCTCCTCTCTGCTGCAGGGCACAGTCCTTCCTCTCATCCCACTGAGATGAGCCTTAGGAAAACATCCTGGGACCCGCGAGGGGCAGGAGCCAGGACCTGCTGCCCTTGCCCCTGTCCCAGGAAGGAGTCCTGGGCTCTTTGGGGAGTGTTCCCAGGCATGTGGGCAGGAAAACGTATGAACTGGGACCTCGGGTGCAGCTATGACAAGGCCCCCATTCTCCACGGCCTCCGCTCTTGCCTCCAGCTCCGTCTGtctgtcccttcagctccaggcAGTGTGCTTGCCTTTGCCTTCCAGGACCGAACCACGAGCAGAGATTCAGCCCAGGGGTCACCAGTGTGTTTTCAGGAGGCTTGTTCTGATGCAAAAGATTTTCTTGGCTAAGCCCTGGGCTCTGGCCTTGAATGGCCCCCAGTTTGTGGCCCTCTCTCAGGGCACCCACTCCAGGACGAGCTATGAGCTGCTCCTCTCTGGGGAGTGGATGCATTTTAGGgaagagaaataataagaaaGGAAGATGCTATCTCCAGATAGTGATGGGTGTTAAGAGGAAAAAGGGTAGGGTGACGGGGCAGGGAGGAAAATGGGGAGGTGGCTTTTCCAAAAGGTGATGGCGGAGATGAACCGAGAACAGGAAGTGGCAGCTTCCAAATGATACCCTGGCTCCCAGACAACCCAGGTTGGGGCCCTAGGAAACAGGCATGCAGGGCAGCCCCACATCCTGATGCCACGTCTGTCTTGAGGTGACCGATGACAGCCTGGAGGGTGGAGTTCCAGCCCCGGGCTCCATCCTGCCATAAAGCATCTCCCCTTGCCCTTGCCTTCCCGAAGAAATGGGGGGACTGCATGGGCTTGATCTTCAAGGCGTGGTGCTCTCTCCCAGTAGTGGCGTCCAGCTCAACCCGACCTCTGCTGATCTGCTCCTGGCCTGCATGGGCCCCCCAACTTTAAGCCCAACCCAACCTTcagctgccccctgccccaggaGGCTGAATTCGACCCTTCGTGCATTTCAAATGGCTGAAGAGACGTGGATTTCACTGACCGCTGGGCTGGGACCCCTTCCTTCACCCAGCAAGCATCCATTGGGCGCCTACTGAATGTCAGGCCTTCCATCAAGCACCAAGTTCAACGGTGTGTGCTCAGACGCAAAGGACCCAGTGATGTTGATAAGGGAGAGAAGCAAAGCCTAGAGAGGGCAATGAGATGCCCAGCAAGTGAGTGGATCCCCGACTCCATCCCCATTCCCAGAGGCAGCCTCCTACTCCTCAGTCAGCCTGGAGAGGACCTGCTTTGGAGACGTGCAGCTGCTTTAAGGGCAGGGCCAGTGGATGGGGAGTGGACATGCTTGTGGCTCCCGCCCCTCACAGAACAGTGTCTGCCAAACTTTGATTTCTAGAGCTGACGTCAACACCAATGAGCATTCTTTATTGGCGGGTGGGGTGCCTTCCTACGGAGTGACCGCTGGTCTGGGTacaggttgctggtttttgcacACTGGGTGTGGCAAATGAGAAACCTGCGCTCACAGGCATACATCCACCCCGCCCCGCCCAAGGCGGAGAGGCGCCGCTCCCGCCCACACCGGGTACCTCTCAGTGCCAAGTGAGTCCTTGTCTGGGCGCGCAGCGCAGGGGCAGGGCGCAGGCGGGGCCTCCTGGGGGCAGAGTGGGCGTCCGCTCCGGATTCAGGCCCCGTTCCGTGCTGCTCCGGCCGAAGCCGTGAGCACTCTCCTACGGCCTCCTTGTCCTGGCCCAGCGCAAGGTCGTCCCCAGCGAGGCGCGCATCCGGCCGCGCAGACGCCCAGCCGCTCTTGGGAGGGACTTGGCTTGGGCCTAGGCCGGGCCGGGAGGGGCCCGAGCAGGCGGAGCGCGGCCAGTCGGGGCGGGGGTCCGGGAGGAGGCGTCGGGCCCGAGCGCCCAGCTCGGTAGTGCCCGCAGCAGCCCGGCGCCACGCTGCGCGGCGCGCCAGCGCTCCCGGCGTCCCCTCTCGGGGTCCCCCCTGCGTGCTCCCGAGCCAGGGAAGGGAGCGCCCTCTCCTCGGTTGTCTGGAGCTGCGGAGGCCTCGCGGGCGCGGCCGGGGGCGGAGGGAAGAAGGAGGAGCAGGGCCGGCGGCTCGGCTGTGGCTCTCCGGGCTCCGCCAATCTGCAGGCGCTGACGCGGGGGGCGGCTCCGCGGGCTCGGCGTATTTACCGCGGGGTTGGGGGCGCCCCGAGAGGCGCGGGCTGCGGGGTGTGTACTCCGGGACGCGGCCCTGCACCTGCCCTGGGCCTCCTTTACTTGCCGGCCCGTGTGCCCGCGACGcctccctcctccttttctccctcatcTCGCCGCGCCCATCGCCTCCTCCCATTCTCTTCCCTCCTCGCCCCACGTCCCTCCTCCCGTCCCCATCTCCGGCCGCAACGAGAGGGTGCCGAGCCCTGCCCCGGGAGCCGGGCCCGCAGGGCACGCAAGGGAGCGCGCCGCGGATCGGCCGCCTCCAGCCACGTCGGGCCGGCCGCCGGCAGGGGATGGGCAGCCGCATCGGGTCCTCACGCGTCGGATGAAGGAGACCCTGCAGCTCCGAGACGCCGAGGGAGAGCGATCCGAGATGGCCCGGCTTGCGGGGGCTTGCGCGGGGGGTGCCCACCGCGAGAGGCAGCCCCGAGGCTGGTAGCCGTCCTGGGCCGGATGGACCTTGACCCTCGGGGCGGCTAGAGCGGGGCGCGCTGAGCCCAGGCAGCCGCGATGAAGATGATCTTGGCGCGCAGGTTCCGCGCGCTCATCCTGACGGTATTCCTGGTGGCCTGCGCGCTGCACATCGTGCTCGACCTGCTGCCCAAGCTGGAGCGGCCCTCGGCGGGGCCCGGCTGCTCATGCGCGCAGCCCGCGGCCGAGGCGGCGGCGCCCGGCTGGGCCCAGGCGCGGGGCCGCGCGGGGGAGCCGCCTGCCTCTGCCGCCGCCGCGGGCTGGCCCAACAAGCACACGCTGCGCATCCTGCAGGACTTCAGCTCTGACCCTGCCTCCAACCTCACGTCCCACTCGCTGGAGAAGCTCCCGCCCGCCGCCGAGCCGGCAGAAGGCGCCTTGCACGGCCGGGACCCTGGCGCCCAGCGCCCCCGCGTCCCCGCGCCCCGGCCGCTGCTCCGCGACCCGGGCTCCCGCCGGTCGGCACCGCCTCCCGGCCCCAGCGCTGAGAGCTCGCTCCTGGCCAGGCTATTCGAACACCCCCTCTACCGGGTCGCTGTCCCGGCGCTGACTGAGGACGACGTCTTGTTTAACGTGAACAGCGACATCAGATTCAACCCCAAGGCAGCAGAGAACCCTGACTGGTAAGTGGGTGCATGCATGGCCAGCGCGCGTGGCAGGCCGGTAGCAGGTCTACCACACTGTGCAAACAGGCTCCGAGGTTCAGAGACCCCCGTGCAGGAGGCCTGGGCAGAAGGGGAGCCTTGATGGCTGGAGCTGCAGGACCCTCAGCCCCGCCCTTGGGCTCAGGAGTCACTTTAGTGTGCAGTGACCCCCTCCCGGAGAGGGGGGTGCTGGTCGTTTGGGAGCTGCTCCCTGTGGCTACTGACGTGGAGGGCAAAGTGGTGTCGGCCCAGGGCAACAGCGTGTCCATGGGACACGGCCCCCCAGTCACAAGCAAGCGGTGCTGCCCTGGTGTGTGGAATTAGCCAGGAATGAGGCATTGGAGAGGGGGAAGGAGAGTGGCCTCCCCGCAGGGGGCTGCAAGGCTGCCCAGACTTCAGATGGGTGGACACCTCTGAGAGGTCTGGATGGGCCTAAGGAGACCTTTAAAACCAGTCACTGGAAACAATTACCACGAGATGTGTGCAGGCGAGCAAGGAGTCTCCACCGAAGGGCTCAGTCTGGAAGCGGCCCGCTGGGGGGGTAGCAGGGTGGAGAAGCACCCCAGGAGCATCTCTAAAACTGTCCTGGtttaccccacccccacacacccccacccccacacactctcccccccacacacaccaagGCCCTTTCAGCCTCTCAGCTCAAAGTAAGCAGATGCTGCGACCCAGGGGAGTGAAATATTAACTACCGCCATGGCTAGAATAAATAGCCACCTGCAAAAGGTTACTCGTGCGGTGGCGGGGAAGCCAGATTTCCAAAAGGCCTCATGAACATCCTCCCCCCTCGAAATCTGGCCAGGCCCTGTGTTTTCTGTCCAACGCGACACGGTACTGGGAAGCCGCTGGGCTTTGTCTGCTGCCCAAAGTCGAGGAAATTCTCAGAAGCTCGAGACCTGGGGCAGCGTCCTGGGCCGGTGGCTACTGGCATTAGGACAGCAGTGAGCGGTCAGCGATTGGGAGGCTTCCAGCTGACACTTACGTGCCCAGTATAGGGCCAAAGTTGGGCCCAGAGGCTCCCTTGCAGGGGAATCAAAGCTAAGGCAGTTTCCACCTTTTCCTCCAGCCGTGCAGGCGGACGGTCTGTTGCCCTCCCACACACTGACCCCCCGAGAATGTAAGGACAGGCAAGTGGGGGCGGGTGGCCCGTTTGGAGCTGCAGAGCGCTGCCTTCCTCGTCTCACCCCACCCAAGGCTGCTCTAATTAGATTCAAATTTAGCGTCTTGCATCATCCCCACCCCTGGTTTGGACAAAAGCGGAAAGTAAGACTGGGCGTGTCATGGCCGCAGCTGACTTCGCCCCTCTGCTCCCAGGAAGGGCCGGGCGGGCAGCGGGGCGGGGCGGCCACAGTGGGGAGCCCGAGGCGCTCCGGGTGTGGCCTCGCCAGCTCAGCTGGGCTGCGCAGACCCTGGTCCTCGAGCAGAGGCTGTTCCATGAATCCGTGTTTGCTGGGCTCGAGGTCCCTCCAGGCCCACCGGTCTTGCTTCTCTGTCCTTTCTGGTTGGCTTTGGGCCAAGCCGTGAGAACAGAGAGATGTCTTTTCCTTTTGGTCTTGGTTTTCTAAAGGCCTCAGGAAAGTAATGAAGGTGAAGGACTTTTGCCCACTGGGGAGGCGGCCGTGGACACCTATCCCAACTGGCTAAAATTCCACCTTGGCATCAACCGGTACGAGCTGTACCCGAGACACAGCCCAGCGGTGGACGCGCTGCTGCGCGACCTCAGCTCCCAGAAGATCACCAGTGTCGGTAGGTGCCCTGGTGTTGTGCCTGCGCCACTGCCACGGGAACTTCGCCTGCGGGGGATCAGGGAGGGCGCGGGGAGGGCGCGGGGCCACGCAGCCTCTGACGGCAcgttccccccccccaccccagagtcCACGCTTTGTCCAGGATATGGGACAAATCCCACGCGCAGGGCTGGGAAGGCAGAGCTTTGCCCCTCATGGACCCGGAGGCTCTGGGGCGCCTTCCTGCCTCTCCTGGGCACGCGGCCCCACCCCCTGCGGGTAGAGGTGCAGGAAGCACCGTCCCGAGCCCCCCAGCCTGCGCTCGCGCCCCCCACTTGCCCTGTGCCGAGCCTGGGAGTCCACGTGCGGGGTGTGGATGGGCCACTTTGTTCTCGGGCATGGCAGCTGCTGTCCAGGTGATTCATTGTGGATGCGGCCGAAGGCGGTGAGGTGGCTCCCCGGGCTCTGCAGGGCTTCGGGGGGGCGTGCAGGGGAGAACCCCAGGTGGGTCCAGCCTTCTTCTCGGGGAGACCCCGGTCCtgcagcccagctctgcaagcGGCTGAGTCTCAGAAACTCCTCCTGAGCATGGTGCTTTCCCCCATCCCTGTGGGAGAGGACAGGCTGGACACGCCAACTGGCTATCCCCACCCTGTCCTGGGCCCACCTGTGGGCGGCTGTGTCCCTCTCCTGTCCCTGTGGGGTTCTGTGCTCTGCCAGGTTCCCTTTCTCTCCTGAGCACAGGGCTGGCCCTGAATGGCGGCAGCTCGTCCGCCCCCAGTCCACTTTCCCAGGCACCTGCTGGGTTCCAGGCCCCGCTTCAGGGCAGTAGGGCTTTGGGGAACAGCCCCCGCTGTACTCTGCCTTCATGGGCCCTCCAGGTCCCAGAGGACAAGAAGTGACCTGCCCCCCTCTGACGTCATGGACACAAGTGTGGGAGGGGCAGGAGAGCCTTTAGAAGCAGCTTCGTCACAGGAGGTGGGGCGAGGGGGGCTTCCGGGGAAGATGAGAGCGGCGTTTCAGTGTTAGAAAGGACTTCAGGGAAGTACAATGTTCATGTGCCAGCAGCTGCCTGTGAGAgtttctctctgcctcagtttccccatctgtcagaTCTGGGTTGTGCCTTCTCAGGAAGACAACTGGGAAAGGATAAGGTGGTGGGTGCCAGTGAGCTCTTGGAGTATGCAGTGCTTCGGGCAGTGGGGGCAAATGCAGTGGGGGGGCGCAGATTCCAAGGACGGCTGGTACCCTCGTCATGCTCCGTGGCTCACCCTCGGTTCTGctctccctgtgccttcctgaGCACCTACCCTGTGGGGGGCGGGGCCTCTGGGGGCTTTGGGGTGGGTCCTTTGGGTTAGGGGTGTTCCCATGCCCCAGGTGCCCTCCTCCAAGCTTCAGGCTCTAGTCCCGTTGGGTCTTTACATTTCCAGTCCCGCTGTCCAGCCGGGGGCAGCATGAGTGGGGTGGGCTCCTGAGAGGGTCTTACCTGCTGCCCAGTGCGTCTGCGGGGGCGCTGCCAGGTGTGGGCCCAGCCCCCAACCCTGCCCCTGGCGGTCGGGTTTCTCGCTGGAGAACAGGGCGGCAAAGTCCAGACGTCCTGACCGCCAGGAAAGCCTCTTTGGGGTGAAGGCGGTTTGTGGACCTCGTTGCTCTCCCGTAGGGCAGCTCCAGTGCCACCTGCAGACAAGCAGTGTCAGGGGTGGGTGTGAGGCAGGGGGGCGTCAGGATGGGGCAGGGGGCTCAGGATGGGCGGGCGGGGCGTCCCCAGACGGCACCTCGGGTGGGAACTTGGCCGGGTCGCCCTAC includes:
- the LOC143667831 gene encoding uncharacterized protein LOC143667831; translated protein: MRLPIPCRRPARRGWRRPIRGALPCVPCGPGSRGRARHPLVAAGDGDGRRDVGRGGKRMGGGDGRGEMREKRRREASRAHGPASKGGPGQVQGRVPEYTPRSPRLSGRPQPRGKYAEPAEPPPASAPADWRSPESHSRAAGPAPPSSLRPRPRPRGLRSSRQPRRGRSLPWLGSTQGGPREGTPGALARRAAWRRAAAGTTELGARARRLLPDPRPDWPRSACSGPSRPGLGPSQVPPKSGWASARPDARLAGDDLALGQDKEAVGECSRLRPEQHGTGPESGADAHSAPRRPRLRPAPALRAQTRTHLALRAPGTQGEPCHNISGCKPKA